The Porites lutea chromosome 7, jaPorLute2.1, whole genome shotgun sequence genome includes the window CGTTTGGATCCCCCACCCCTCGGAATTTCTGTTGTCCTTCGTGGGGAGGGTATGGATATTTCCCGGATTTACACATTGTGCAAATGCTCTAGGTTTGTCACTGCTGTTAATCCTAGGGATGGCCGGGCTGATAAGTCCACGATTATTTTATTGCGCTAACTTTTACTAACCATGATGAGGATCTTATCACTTTTTAAATATGATCGAGTCTGTAGAACTTTCTGATGTACAAAATCAGCGAGTTTATAACCAGCATCCTCTTCCCTTCAACTAAATTCAGACAGACTCACAGGACTACTGAGCCTAATTTCAGTTGCCCACTGGGCCACCAAACTTCTATGTTTAGTTGCCCAAGATCAAAGTTTACTTGTCTCGGGCAATCGGACCTGGGTTTTTCCTACCGGattcaggggggggggggggatcttTGTTGTGTTTACGAGTTTATTGCGCTAACCTCTACTAGCCATGAGGAATATTTTATCGTTTTTTAAGTATGATCGGGTCTGCAATTCATTTTGGGGGACAAAACCAGGGTAACCAAAACCAAGATTTCCTTCCTTCAGAGGGCGGGGCCAGGGAGAATCCTTGAAATCAACAACCATTGATATGTTTACTCTGTCACCCTGGCAGGACGCTTGATCGATTATAGTGATACGTATCTTCTCCGTAAAAGGCCAGAGTAATATTGAATCGTAATCACCGGGAATAACTTTGATATAGACCGATAAGTATTTCCCATGAAATTTCTTATGCGAAGGTGGATCAGCGGTGCCACCGTTCGGTAACATTTTGATTCGTAACTTGTACCCGTTTTTTGACAAATAAAACGGTTCACTCAGTAGGGTCTCTTGTTCCCCTGTAACAGCCCTATCGTATACCGCTTGGAAGCCAGTTATCTTCCAAATGTACGGCGCATATTTCTCCGTCATCTGCTCCAGTCTCTTTATCTGTTGCGACTGTTCTTTGACAAGGTTTGCAAGCGCGCGGACCTGGTGCTGAGTTGACTCAAGGCCACGGAGGGCAAGGGTGAGATGGTGTTCAACTTGAGATTCCGAGTGAAATGTGGCGCTTGATCGTGGAAACTGCGAACGAAGAAATATTCCGACAATTAAATGGGAGTATTTGTCTTTTTGTGCATGAAATCGACTGAATATGTCCGACGCAGACAGCTTCCGATCGCGTCGCAGTCCGTCAGAGATTGAATGGAATAAAGGAGgcatacatttttttaaaaaaattcttaccacTGCGTCGCATCCCAAAGAATTGTACTCGCACTGAACCAAAGTTTTAGGACAATCATAACGGGTATGATCCCCAAGctgccaaaaaaaacacaacaacatcGAATATACTACAATAGGCAAACTGCCCTACAAGCAGTAGAAAAACCGAGGGCTCGAGAAATCGGGATTCAACTTTATCGCTAAAAAGCTCTGAGGGgtgtggataataagatatttataATGTAGCGATGATTGTTAATAGCTAAGAAATTTCCGAGTTACCTCAAGTCAAGCCACGAGTTtcaaacaaataacaaacaaaactgaCACTAAATAACAGACAATGAACCGATGTGGATAACAGTCATTTCTATattcttatgcaaataaaaaacattttaacatGAAAGGTTTCACTGCACTCGGCCTCACTTTCAAAGTGAGGGTTTGGATTTCGGAAATGTCCTGTAAAGAGAAGTATTAGGCGAACAAAAGGTTGATACCAAGGGGAGGAGCGATCAATAGTTGTACTGTAATTTGAAATTCTTGCAAAAAAACAACGAACCATTTCCCTTGGGATATCCCTCACACCACACTTGTTAGTACACTGGACAGGAAACTTTGTGCAAGTGGCAAGATGGATCTGCGGAAGGAAATGAACAAATACTCTTTGAGAAAGTCGAAAGCGGGAAATTCCGAGCGGACGATTTAAAAGTAGTGTGTCACGGCGGCCATTCGGGCTTTTAAAACTAAAGGGTTTCACTCCTAATGCACATAGTTTTGCAATGATAAATAATTCATTGAGTCAGCCTGAAAACGTATTCAAGAAGAACTAGGCAGATAGGATCAGATGCTTCTACTAATACCCGTACAGTGTAAGAAAAGGGTGAGGGTTTTCGCCTGGTTCATATACGCGACCAGTGTTTCATTCCACCCTAGAAACTATGaggggaatgggtacaagctttcggtgCAACGATTTCTGGGATAGCTTGGGTGGACAaacgttagttatgattggccGATGGTATCCCaggcaaccattaaccaatcataaaCGCTTGTCTTCCCAAACAATCCCAGAATGCGTTGCCCCGAAAGCTTGTACtcattctttttatattttctggAATAGGGAATATGGCGACGGCGAGAGAGAAGACTCTTCTTTGGAGTCTCTTGCCGTCGTCATATTGGAAAAAGAATAGACGCTAAGGACAATGTTGAGGTAACCGGCAGTCACAGGCGCACAGCGCaggaaaacaagttttagtGCGTGCTTGGGCCTTACCTACataaaaacaaccaaacaagaaacaaattttcatcGTACCTGTTTTTGATTCTGGACAAATGATGCTGTACAATATTCACACTTAATTATCCTCCAAGAACATTCAAAAGTCACGTGGATTGTCAACTCCTGTTTGGTGAGCTTTTCTTTGCAACCAATGTTTGGACAATTAACCACTTTGAACGAACAGCTTGATTGATGTTTCTTAAAGTGAAAGAGATTGACATTCTAAGTGAAGAGGAATACTGGGTCGGCAAAGTTATAATTTGACGCGAATTACCTTAAGAACCTTTGCGCAACTCTAAGTAATACTTGACCACACTGACGCGAACTTTAACGAAAAGTGATGATGATGCCGGCAACAAAAAAGAATGTTTCGGCAACAAGGTCTCCTAGTTTAACCAGGTCTTTGGCTTTATACAGTGTTTTTCTTTCTATAGTAGGGAAACAAAAGCATGACATACGTACCTCCACGTCACGCAATTCTCCCGTCCATGAACACCTAAAATATGAACACTTCACGGACAGATCCAAAATTTTACGGTGGCAAGCGGCGTCCGGAAATATCTGCAAATTATTAAGGAAAAGGTTGTTTGAGAATACATAACATAGCATGATGGAGGCCTAGAATAGTCGGTTCCTGGCTTCTAATCTCCTACGAAGCCCACACGGAATtgaggaacgttgcgtgacgaaacTTCAAAAACGGCTGTGCGTGCGTGCGAGACTGGGAGAGTAGTTGTCTCCCTGCTTCAACTAATGATACACTTTGCCTCTCATTCCGGACACTTTTGATGAAGCACATTTTTTGTCATGACaattaaaaaatagaaattaatgcATCATGAAAAAAGTTATCTGTGAGTCAAGATGGCGTTACAATTAAATTGCATGACTAACGAAACAGAATACCTTGTCGCGTGATAATGGCTGCCTGTCTGCTGGACAAGACGGTGAAGGGCGCCTAAACAACAAAATTAGAAGAAAATTAGAAGAAAACCAAACACCACCCGCCTATCAATCAATTCAACAAATGAGAGGAAATATCGATTAGCATTCATTAGTTCGCGAGTTTATGTTATGAACATGCGAATGACCTTGAACACTGACAACACTCCCCTTAAATTAAGTCACTCGAATTATATTCCCTTAAGGAATTAAGTAAATATTACACGCAGAAAGGTCAATAGACATTAAAACTTGACTGTGGAAAAAATTGAAGCTCAAAGTGAAGATTTTTAAACGCATGGTCCATCGGTTATCATGACCAAATTATGTTTAAAGTAAAATGCGTGTTTAGAAATATAGAAGCGAACCGAAACAATGAGAAGCACAACAGGAAAAGTTCCTTTCAATAACCATCATTTGAATGATTACACTTTGGGATACTAAACACGAACGACCACAAACGCATAAAAATATTCAGGACGGTGATTCGGCACCGAAAAGGAAATAATAACTACAGATATATCCTATAAAATATTTACGTTGTTAATCCTCGCTCTTTCAGCAGAAATAATCGAAAGTGGCAGTCCTGAGCGTCAAGTATAAAGACACGAGAAAGATATAATTCACCAGCGATGAATTATCGCATTCACGCGGTTATTTCGACTGTTCTTTCGTTGTTTGAATAATACAAATCATTACCTGAAAAGAGACTCCATGCAGATATTACAAAGTCGGTGACCACATCCCACAATTTGGACAGGGTCTTTCATTGCTAGATGACAGACGAGACATATCCAGTCCTCAGGAACTCTGGTAATGAAGTCATAATCATAGCCGCCGAGTTCTGGACCCTTCGTAAGCACCGCCATCTTTATACTGCAAGAACAGGAAGCATTTTTAAAAGTACGAGCGTGATTCAGGAAAATTCCGTATCGTATTACAAGTCATGCGTCGCATTTAATTACTCGCGTGACTGGATTTGTTATTGAGAGTCTCCACAATCCCGTGATCCCGACCCAAATTTTCGCGCAATCCCGTAATACCATAGTCTGtcacacagccgtttttagagtcgtcacgcaacgctcctccaggaacgttgcgtgacgacacaaaaaacggctgtgtagcagactagtaaTACCAGTAATACGTCTAATGCTTATTTTTGACATCCCATTTCGCGTGTATACTTTCGATCCCCAATTTTCcccattttcttttaaaatccCGAAGTTTAATTACAGCATTATTGCCCAGACATCACTGGAAATTTCCACTTTAGATTTATAAACGATAACGTTATAATATTTTTTCCAGTTTACGTTTGCTGCTCGAGTTGCCGCGTGTTGCTTTTGCAGAATGCATGTATGTTTGGGTGACACGGCTTATTTTGTTGCTTACTGTTTCTCGTTTgtccaaaaattattgaaaacgCAAAACTTATATACTGAGTTTTATTTACCACCGGGAGGTAACAACTTTAAATCACTTTTGATTACGGTACTCAGGCTTTTACCTTTTCTTTCCGTCTTCAATCAATAATTGGTAACTTAATCGCTTCAGTAACCTTATATTCCACTTGTGACGT containing:
- the LOC140943174 gene encoding TNF receptor-associated factor 4-like isoform X1, which translates into the protein MAVLTKGPELGGYDYDFITRVPEDWICLVCHLAMKDPVQIVGCGHRLCNICMESLFRRPSPSCPADRQPLSRDKIFPDAACHRKILDLSVKCSYFRCSWTGELRDVEKHQSSCSFKVVNCPNIGCKEKLTKQELTIHVTFECSWRIIKCEYCTASFVQNQKQIHLATCTKFPVQCTNKCGVRDIPREMLGDHTRYDCPKTLVQCEYNSLGCDAVFPRSSATFHSESQVEHHLTLALRGLESTQHQVRALANLVKEQSQQIKRLEQMTEKYAPYIWKITGFQAVYDRAVTGEQETLLSEPFYLSKNGYKLRIKMLPNGGTADPPSHKKFHGKYLSVYIKVIPGDYDSILLWPFTEKIRITIIDQASCQGDRVNISMVVDFKDSPWPRPLKEGNLGFGYPGFVPQNELQTRSYLKNDKIFLMASRG
- the LOC140943174 gene encoding TNF receptor-associated factor 4-like isoform X2 codes for the protein MAVLTKGPELGGYDYDFITRVPEDWICLVCHLAMKDPVQIVGCGHRLCNICMESLFRRPSPSCPADRQPLSRDKIFPDAACHRKILDLSVKCSYFRCSWTGELRDVEKHQSSCSFKVVNCPNIGCKEKLTKQELTIHVTFECSWRIIKCEYCTASFVQNQKQIHLATCTKFPVQCTNKCGVRDIPREMFPRSSATFHSESQVEHHLTLALRGLESTQHQVRALANLVKEQSQQIKRLEQMTEKYAPYIWKITGFQAVYDRAVTGEQETLLSEPFYLSKNGYKLRIKMLPNGGTADPPSHKKFHGKYLSVYIKVIPGDYDSILLWPFTEKIRITIIDQASCQGDRVNISMVVDFKDSPWPRPLKEGNLGFGYPGFVPQNELQTRSYLKNDKIFLMASRG